A window of Aeromicrobium sp. Root236 contains these coding sequences:
- a CDS encoding YitT family protein yields the protein MTNRLARLLIGLFLYGFTMAMMVESTLGLDPWDVFHEGLADHLPLTFGQVVILVGAVVLLLWIPLRQMPGIGTVFNVIVIGLAADAGIAVIDQPDNPWLRGALLVGGVVGNGLAGAIYIGAQLGPGPRDGLWLGLVRRTGRSVRFWRTVIEVSVLAIGFVLGGTVGVGTVLYALTIGPIVQFFLPLTQARQPSDGSGRPHWSGTMRSRGAPRTEGCTITGSSVGSGDAE from the coding sequence ATGACCAACCGCCTCGCCCGTCTGCTCATCGGACTGTTCCTGTACGGCTTCACGATGGCGATGATGGTCGAGTCGACCCTGGGTCTGGACCCGTGGGACGTCTTCCACGAAGGACTGGCGGACCACCTGCCGCTGACCTTCGGGCAGGTCGTCATCCTCGTGGGAGCCGTCGTGCTCCTGCTGTGGATCCCGCTGCGCCAGATGCCGGGGATCGGCACGGTCTTCAACGTCATCGTGATCGGGCTCGCGGCCGATGCCGGCATCGCCGTCATCGACCAGCCCGACAACCCATGGCTGCGCGGCGCCCTGCTCGTCGGTGGCGTGGTCGGCAACGGCCTCGCCGGCGCCATCTACATCGGTGCCCAGCTGGGTCCCGGTCCGCGTGACGGACTCTGGCTGGGCCTCGTGCGACGCACGGGACGCAGCGTGCGGTTCTGGCGGACCGTCATCGAGGTCAGCGTCCTGGCGATCGGCTTCGTCCTCGGCGGCACCGTGGGCGTCGGCACGGTGCTGTATGCCCTGACGATCGGCCCGATCGTGCAGTTCTTCCTCCCGCTCACGCAGGCCCGGCAGCCGTCAGACGGCTCCGGCCGGCCTCACTGGTCCGGGACGATGCGCAGTCGTGGAGCGCCCCGCACCGAAGGGTGCACGATCACGGGGTCGTCGGTCGGATCCGGCGACGCCGAGTAG
- a CDS encoding PLP-dependent aminotransferase family protein: protein MTSTLSAQALARLLGPKDFAGPAYREIADRIRLLAIDGRIVDGSRLPSERELATAMSLSRTTTSRAYAELRDSGLLRSRQGSGSVVHLPMAASSTSSLIMTPDDADTIALTYSAPVGPPGLGRAFESAAEKLPGLLSTTGYLPDGLPALREILAQRYTDGGLPTDPDQIIVTAGAMGAVSLLGRTLLDPGQRVVVEGLSYPHAHESFAAAGGRLTPLPVGTTPWDPTALRSALDGAPHRATYIVPDFHNPTAAVMSDDERGAWAYELRRHDVVPVVDESLREMNLDGVELPPVFATYNPRALLIGSSSKSYWGGLRVGWIRAPKAAVMPIVQARMMDDLGSSAFDQLVFAELLAEGGQTAAAGRARLRAARDHLLAELARELPDVKAPCPAGGLSLWVTLPDRMSSRLTTAASRHGLLLTPGPRFFTHAGAAGERHLRLPYTQSHETLSEAVRRLRLAYDDVVSDTTTASRRERSDTLELIA, encoded by the coding sequence GTGACGTCGACACTCTCTGCTCAAGCTCTGGCCCGACTGCTCGGACCCAAGGACTTCGCCGGCCCGGCCTACCGGGAGATCGCGGACCGCATCCGGCTGCTCGCGATCGACGGCCGCATCGTCGACGGCAGTCGCCTCCCGTCCGAGCGCGAGCTCGCAACCGCGATGAGCTTGAGCCGGACGACCACCAGCCGCGCGTACGCCGAGCTGCGGGACTCCGGACTGCTGCGCTCCCGCCAAGGGTCGGGCAGCGTGGTTCACCTGCCGATGGCGGCCTCCAGCACCAGCAGCCTGATCATGACCCCTGACGACGCCGACACGATCGCGCTGACCTACTCGGCCCCGGTCGGCCCTCCCGGTCTGGGCCGGGCCTTCGAGTCAGCCGCTGAGAAGCTGCCGGGTCTGCTCTCGACGACCGGTTACCTCCCGGACGGCCTCCCCGCCCTGCGCGAGATCCTCGCGCAGCGCTACACCGACGGAGGCCTGCCGACCGACCCCGACCAGATCATCGTGACGGCCGGCGCGATGGGCGCCGTGTCGCTCCTGGGTCGCACCCTCCTCGATCCGGGCCAACGGGTCGTCGTCGAGGGGCTCAGCTACCCGCACGCCCACGAGTCCTTCGCGGCTGCCGGCGGCCGGTTGACCCCACTGCCCGTGGGCACCACCCCCTGGGACCCGACTGCGCTGCGGTCCGCACTCGACGGAGCGCCACATCGCGCGACCTACATCGTGCCCGACTTCCACAACCCCACCGCGGCCGTCATGAGTGACGACGAACGGGGCGCCTGGGCGTACGAGCTGCGACGCCACGACGTCGTGCCGGTCGTCGACGAGTCCCTCCGGGAGATGAACCTCGACGGAGTGGAACTGCCCCCGGTGTTCGCGACCTACAACCCTCGCGCCTTGCTGATCGGGTCGTCCTCGAAGTCGTACTGGGGTGGCCTCCGGGTGGGGTGGATCCGAGCACCGAAAGCCGCCGTGATGCCGATCGTCCAGGCTCGCATGATGGACGATCTGGGCTCGTCGGCCTTCGACCAGCTCGTGTTCGCAGAGCTCCTCGCGGAGGGCGGCCAGACCGCAGCAGCCGGCCGGGCCCGGCTCCGCGCAGCGCGAGACCACCTGCTCGCCGAGCTCGCCCGGGAGCTGCCCGACGTCAAGGCCCCGTGCCCGGCGGGCGGGTTGAGCCTCTGGGTCACGCTCCCGGACCGCATGTCGTCCCGGCTCACGACTGCGGCAAGCCGCCACGGGCTGCTGCTGACGCCCGGCCCGCGCTTCTTCACCCACGCCGGCGCCGCAGGCGAGCGACACCTGCGACTGCCGTACACGCAGTCGCACGAGACGCTGTCGGAGGCGGTGCGGAGGTTGCGCCTCGCCTACGACGACGTGGTCAGCGACACCACGACTGCCTCGCGGCGCGAGCGAAGCGACACGCTCGAGCTCATCGCCTGA
- a CDS encoding esterase-like activity of phytase family protein has protein sequence MNRRLHVPARRVVTGGAAVLLAAAAVSPAAASARHHAPGDPGSPRLLARALLSADDIEPGPPSGALATPANGRQGPFPGQVIPGFSAAIDNRDGTFWAQPDNGFGAKGNSADFLLRLYLVKPHWKTAAGGAGTIEVVRHITLSDPRHTIDFPIINETGARQLTGDDFDIESVQRGRDGSFWIGDEFGPFLLHADSRGRLLSAPVPFPLGMSPQNPELGDAQPNVQRSGGFEAMAESKDGRFLYPIVESALLNDADKRRRVISEFDTRTGHYTGRTWTYHVDVDANSAADAQMIRPGVLLVLERDNFDGPAAVTKRVYEVKLSRHDTARPLAKSLVVDLLKISDGAGISDGGGWGTGASFSFGFQSVETLVPLSHGRLMIANDNNYPGNSARHPGTPDDTEMVVIDVDGR, from the coding sequence ATGAATCGTCGTTTGCACGTCCCCGCCCGACGCGTCGTCACGGGAGGCGCCGCAGTGTTGCTCGCGGCCGCAGCGGTGTCGCCGGCAGCCGCCTCCGCTCGCCACCACGCACCGGGCGATCCCGGCAGTCCCAGGCTCCTGGCCAGGGCGCTCCTGTCTGCCGACGACATCGAGCCCGGGCCGCCGTCCGGAGCCCTGGCCACGCCGGCCAACGGCCGACAGGGTCCGTTCCCCGGTCAGGTGATTCCAGGGTTCTCGGCAGCCATCGACAACCGCGACGGCACGTTCTGGGCGCAGCCGGACAACGGGTTCGGCGCCAAGGGCAACTCGGCGGACTTCCTGCTGCGGCTCTATCTGGTCAAGCCGCACTGGAAGACCGCCGCGGGCGGTGCGGGCACGATCGAGGTGGTGCGCCACATCACGCTGTCCGACCCGCGGCACACGATCGACTTCCCGATCATCAACGAGACCGGCGCGCGGCAGCTCACCGGCGATGACTTCGACATCGAGTCGGTGCAGCGCGGCCGTGACGGCTCGTTCTGGATCGGGGACGAGTTCGGCCCGTTCCTGCTGCACGCCGACTCGCGCGGCCGGTTGCTGTCGGCACCGGTGCCGTTCCCGCTCGGCATGTCGCCGCAGAACCCCGAGCTCGGCGACGCGCAGCCCAACGTCCAGCGCAGCGGCGGGTTCGAGGCCATGGCGGAGTCCAAGGACGGGCGTTTCCTCTATCCGATCGTGGAGAGCGCGCTGCTCAACGACGCGGACAAGCGGCGACGCGTCATCTCGGAGTTCGACACCCGGACCGGCCACTACACGGGAAGGACCTGGACCTATCACGTCGACGTCGACGCCAACTCCGCCGCCGACGCCCAGATGATCCGGCCGGGCGTGCTCCTGGTGCTCGAGCGCGACAACTTCGACGGCCCGGCCGCAGTGACCAAGCGGGTGTACGAGGTCAAGCTCAGCAGGCACGACACGGCTCGCCCGCTTGCGAAGTCGCTGGTCGTGGACCTCCTCAAGATCTCCGACGGTGCGGGGATCAGCGACGGTGGCGGATGGGGGACCGGAGCGTCGTTCTCGTTCGGCTTCCAGTCGGTCGAGACGTTGGTGCCGCTCTCGCACGGCCGGCTCATGATCGCCAACGACAACAACTACCCGGGCAACTCGGCGCGCCACCCGGGCACGCCGGACGACACCGAGATGGTCGTCATCGACGTCGACGGCCGCTGA
- the ilvC gene encoding ketol-acid reductoisomerase: MAELFYDDDADLSIIQGRHVAVIGYGSQGHAHALNLRDSGVDVRVGLLEGSKSRAKAEEQGLRVLGVAEAVEEADVIVILTPDQVQRHVYADSIEPNLVDGDALVFGHGFNIRFGYIKPPAGVDVTLVAPKAPGHTVRREFVAGRGIPDIIGVEQDATGKAWDLALSYAKAIGGTRAGVIKTTFTEETETDLFGEQAVLCGGVSHLVQAGFETLTEAGYQPEIAYFEVLHELKLIVDLMWEGGIAKQRWSISDTAEYGDYVSGPRIIDASVKERMKDVLSEIQDGTFASRFIADQDAGAPEFLALREKEAGHSIEATGKVLRSHFSWKQQDADYVDGQAAR; encoded by the coding sequence GTGGCTGAACTGTTTTACGACGACGACGCAGATCTGAGCATCATCCAGGGCCGCCATGTGGCGGTCATCGGCTACGGCAGCCAGGGGCACGCGCACGCGCTCAACCTGCGCGACTCCGGCGTCGACGTCCGGGTGGGGCTCCTCGAGGGCTCCAAGAGCCGGGCCAAGGCCGAGGAGCAGGGCCTCCGAGTCCTTGGTGTCGCCGAGGCCGTCGAAGAGGCTGACGTCATCGTCATCCTCACGCCCGACCAGGTCCAGCGTCACGTCTACGCCGACTCGATCGAGCCCAACCTGGTCGACGGCGACGCCCTCGTCTTCGGTCACGGCTTCAACATCCGCTTCGGCTACATCAAGCCGCCGGCCGGTGTCGACGTCACGCTCGTCGCGCCCAAGGCGCCAGGTCACACCGTGCGCCGCGAGTTCGTCGCAGGCCGCGGCATCCCCGACATCATCGGTGTCGAGCAGGACGCGACCGGCAAGGCGTGGGACCTCGCGCTGTCGTACGCCAAGGCGATCGGCGGCACCCGGGCCGGCGTCATCAAGACGACGTTCACCGAGGAGACCGAGACCGACCTGTTCGGCGAGCAGGCTGTCCTCTGCGGCGGTGTCTCGCACCTCGTCCAGGCCGGCTTCGAGACGCTGACCGAGGCGGGCTACCAGCCCGAGATCGCCTACTTCGAGGTGCTGCACGAGCTCAAGCTCATCGTCGACCTCATGTGGGAGGGCGGCATCGCCAAGCAGCGCTGGTCGATCTCCGACACCGCCGAGTACGGCGACTACGTCTCCGGCCCGCGCATCATCGACGCCTCCGTCAAGGAGCGCATGAAGGACGTGCTCTCGGAGATCCAGGACGGCACGTTCGCGTCGCGCTTCATCGCCGACCAGGACGCCGGCGCGCCGGAGTTCCTCGCGCTGCGCGAGAAGGAGGCCGGCCACTCGATCGAGGCGACCGGCAAGGTCCTGCGCTCGCACTTCTCGTGGAAGCAGCAGGACGCCGACTACGTCGACGGCCAGGCCGCGCGCTAG
- the ilvN gene encoding acetolactate synthase small subunit encodes MTSHTLSVLVENTPGVLARVSSLFMRRGFNIDSLAVGPTEIPEISRMTIVVNVDELPLEQVTKQLNKLVNVLKIVELDSHSAVERELMLIKVKTDAQTRGQVLETVQLFRAKVVDVATDAVTIEATGDAGKLTAMLNVLEPFGIREIAQSGRVAIGRGSRSITDRTLRAVPGTQAG; translated from the coding sequence ATGACTTCACACACACTGTCGGTTCTCGTGGAAAACACCCCCGGCGTCCTCGCGCGCGTCTCGAGCCTGTTCATGCGGCGCGGGTTCAACATCGACTCGCTCGCGGTCGGGCCGACCGAGATCCCCGAGATCTCCCGCATGACGATCGTCGTGAACGTCGACGAGCTGCCCCTCGAGCAGGTCACCAAGCAGCTCAACAAGCTCGTCAACGTCCTCAAGATCGTCGAGCTCGACTCGCACAGCGCCGTGGAGCGCGAGCTCATGCTGATCAAGGTCAAGACGGACGCCCAGACCAGGGGACAGGTGCTCGAGACCGTCCAGCTGTTCAGGGCTAAGGTGGTCGACGTTGCCACCGACGCCGTGACGATCGAGGCGACCGGCGACGCCGGCAAGCTCACCGCGATGTTGAACGTCCTCGAGCCGTTCGGCATCCGCGAGATCGCCCAATCGGGGCGCGTGGCCATCGGCCGCGGATCCCGTTCCATCACCGACCGCACACTTCGCGCCGTTCCCGGCACGCAAGCAGGCTGA
- a CDS encoding acetolactate synthase large subunit → MTEQLTGAQSLVRALEHAGVDTIFGIPGGAILPAYDPLFDSEKIRHILVRHEQGAGHAAQGYAMVTGKVGVCMATSGPGATNLVTAIADAHMDSVPIVAITGQVPSGSIGSDAFQEADIRGITMPITKHSFLVTDPAEIPLVIAEAFHIAGTGRPGPVLVDIAKDALQATTTFTWPTELALPGYRPTTRPHGKQVREAARLIAAAERPVLYVGGGVIKADASAELKVLAEMTQIPVVTTLMARGAFPDSHELHLGMPGMHGTVAAVAALQKSDLLISLGARFDDRVTGQLASFAPLAKIIHADIDPAEISKNRTADVPIVGDCREVIADLISTLQKQASEDGIEGDYAAWKAQMLGIKARYPVGYDKPETGLAPQTVIERINAIAGPEATYTAGVGQHQMWAAHYVDFERPRQWLNSGGAGTMGYAVPAAMGAQVGLPGSVVWAIDGDGCFQMTNQELATCAIENIPIKVAVINNSSLGMVRQWQTLLYEGRYSNTDLNTGPESIGARRIPDFLKLAEAYGCVGLRCESEEDVDATIEKAMAITDRPVVIDFVVERDAMVWPMVHAGTSNDAIQIARDLAPDWDDEDL, encoded by the coding sequence ATGACCGAGCAGCTCACGGGGGCCCAGAGCCTCGTGCGGGCGCTGGAGCACGCCGGGGTCGACACGATCTTCGGCATCCCGGGCGGCGCGATCCTGCCCGCGTACGACCCTCTCTTCGACTCCGAGAAGATCCGGCACATCCTCGTCCGGCACGAGCAGGGCGCTGGCCACGCGGCGCAGGGCTATGCCATGGTCACCGGCAAGGTCGGTGTCTGCATGGCCACGTCCGGCCCCGGCGCGACCAACCTCGTCACCGCGATCGCCGATGCCCACATGGACTCGGTCCCGATCGTCGCGATCACGGGCCAGGTGCCGAGCGGCTCGATCGGCTCGGACGCCTTCCAGGAGGCCGACATCCGCGGCATCACGATGCCGATCACCAAGCACAGCTTCCTCGTCACGGACCCCGCCGAGATCCCGCTGGTCATCGCCGAGGCGTTCCACATCGCCGGCACCGGACGTCCCGGGCCGGTGCTCGTCGACATCGCCAAGGACGCGCTGCAGGCGACCACGACGTTCACGTGGCCGACCGAGCTCGCGCTCCCCGGCTACCGCCCCACCACGCGCCCGCATGGCAAGCAGGTCCGCGAGGCTGCTCGCCTGATCGCGGCGGCCGAGCGCCCCGTGCTCTACGTCGGCGGCGGCGTCATCAAGGCCGATGCGTCAGCCGAGCTCAAGGTGCTCGCCGAGATGACCCAGATCCCGGTCGTCACGACGCTGATGGCGCGCGGAGCGTTCCCCGACTCCCACGAGCTGCACCTCGGCATGCCGGGCATGCACGGCACGGTCGCAGCGGTCGCCGCTCTGCAGAAGAGCGACCTGCTCATCTCGCTGGGCGCCCGGTTCGACGACCGGGTGACCGGCCAGCTCGCGTCGTTCGCGCCGCTCGCCAAGATCATCCACGCCGACATCGACCCTGCGGAGATCTCCAAGAACCGCACGGCTGACGTCCCGATCGTGGGCGACTGCCGTGAGGTCATCGCCGACCTGATCTCGACGCTGCAGAAGCAGGCGTCCGAGGACGGCATCGAGGGCGACTACGCCGCGTGGAAGGCCCAGATGCTCGGCATCAAGGCCCGCTACCCGGTCGGCTACGACAAGCCCGAGACCGGCCTCGCGCCGCAGACCGTGATCGAGCGCATCAACGCGATCGCCGGGCCTGAGGCGACCTACACGGCAGGTGTCGGCCAGCACCAGATGTGGGCCGCGCACTACGTCGACTTCGAGCGTCCGCGCCAGTGGCTCAACTCCGGCGGCGCCGGCACGATGGGCTACGCCGTTCCGGCCGCCATGGGCGCCCAGGTCGGGCTGCCCGGCTCGGTCGTCTGGGCGATCGACGGCGACGGCTGCTTCCAGATGACCAACCAGGAGCTCGCGACCTGCGCGATCGAGAACATCCCGATCAAGGTCGCCGTCATCAACAACTCCTCGCTCGGCATGGTGCGCCAGTGGCAGACCCTGCTCTATGAAGGTCGTTACTCCAACACCGACCTCAACACCGGCCCCGAGTCGATCGGCGCGCGTCGCATCCCCGACTTCCTCAAGCTCGCGGAGGCCTACGGCTGCGTCGGCCTGCGCTGCGAGAGCGAGGAGGACGTCGACGCCACGATCGAGAAGGCCATGGCCATCACGGACCGACCCGTCGTGATCGACTTCGTCGTCGAGCGCGACGCGATGGTGTGGCCCATGGTCCACGCCGGCACGAGCAACGACGCCATCCAGATCGCCCGCGACCTGGCCCCCGACTGGGATGACGAGGACCTCTGA
- a CDS encoding GDSL-type esterase/lipase family protein: MTPMRSLRLLVVVLLAATALASPAAAVTPAVSISVSSVSPVYGSPVTVSGRVTHVPTGTNVVLQRNLGTGWVYTRLMHTSSTGRYSTTYSSTLGQNHLRVAVASTASTPRVISTQLVVAAQPRLTPRPPVAGQPVVVDGRLRTAGARPVDLEISRDGVISKVSGRTDSTGTFAISATLVSSSKLRVVAPPATDVSAANVLFTTPWRTVEVALQRTEKPRIQGSPVVSSTLATVTGTWDAGVTFACQWLRGGEAISGATACTRTVTNADAGARLAVRVTGSKLGWAPVSLTSDQTALVTGGTLSPTPTPTIGGEAEVGGRLTAAAGSWGPGVSLTYQWRRSGTPIADADASTYDLVAADVDHRLTVTVTGSKPGFNPDSRTSNPTAVVARASLQSATPVVSGTNAPGETLTVAPGTWGPSPVQLTYRWLRDDVAIPGATAATYTLTDADKGSLITAEVTGAKDGYATSTRRSARRAIPGPQSPSKIARALTTFHAALGRVDEEPLDIFVGPSDSLADGARATSIQKRWISVFRDDLRGVHQPAGVPGGFGYLDPFNWGQFPDNPISYVNGAGVFEQGLGLQTLALFGSTQTITLKDTFTDVDILYSGWTGSAGAFTYSVDGGPEKRVETGGRATTRGGYVERISGLPAGPHEVVMRGAGGGGGNPAIVEGVMIYNGDLERGVRVWEGGASARRALDYVAPHDAWATSLSGIHPDLVVLPIGSNDFAIGVPAADTEARLREIIATIRSHVDTDPSIVLMPYYDRPAGGDVTWEQYEEMYARIAATDPDIAVFDLEPLFGEYGSEQRAGLMAFDHIHPSDTGYALIAQKLAEFLDAS; encoded by the coding sequence ATGACCCCGATGCGATCCCTGCGACTCCTCGTCGTCGTCCTGTTGGCGGCGACCGCCCTCGCGTCGCCGGCCGCTGCCGTGACGCCGGCGGTGTCGATCTCGGTGTCGTCCGTGTCGCCGGTGTACGGGAGTCCCGTCACGGTCTCGGGCCGGGTGACGCACGTGCCGACCGGCACCAACGTCGTGCTGCAGCGCAACCTCGGCACGGGGTGGGTCTACACGCGTCTGATGCACACGTCGTCGACCGGCAGGTACTCCACGACGTACTCGTCGACCCTGGGGCAGAACCACCTGCGCGTCGCCGTGGCATCCACGGCGTCCACGCCGCGGGTCATCTCGACGCAGCTCGTGGTCGCGGCGCAGCCACGCCTGACCCCACGGCCGCCCGTCGCCGGGCAACCGGTCGTGGTCGACGGCCGGCTGCGCACGGCTGGAGCGCGTCCCGTCGACCTCGAGATCTCCAGGGACGGCGTCATCTCGAAGGTGTCCGGGCGGACCGACAGCACGGGGACGTTCGCGATCAGCGCCACCTTGGTGTCGTCGTCGAAGCTCAGGGTCGTGGCACCGCCGGCCACCGACGTGTCGGCCGCCAACGTGTTGTTCACGACCCCGTGGCGGACGGTCGAGGTCGCTCTGCAGCGCACCGAGAAGCCCCGGATCCAGGGCTCACCGGTCGTGAGCTCGACCCTGGCGACGGTGACCGGCACCTGGGACGCCGGAGTGACGTTCGCCTGTCAGTGGTTGCGCGGCGGCGAGGCGATCAGCGGCGCCACGGCATGCACCCGCACGGTGACCAACGCCGACGCCGGGGCTCGTCTGGCGGTGCGGGTCACCGGCAGCAAGCTTGGCTGGGCGCCGGTCTCCTTGACCAGCGACCAGACGGCGCTCGTCACCGGTGGCACGCTGAGCCCGACCCCCACCCCGACCATCGGTGGCGAGGCCGAGGTCGGTGGCCGCCTCACGGCGGCGGCGGGTTCCTGGGGGCCAGGTGTCTCGCTGACCTACCAGTGGCGCCGCTCCGGCACGCCGATCGCCGACGCCGACGCGTCCACGTACGACCTGGTGGCCGCGGATGTCGACCACCGGCTCACCGTCACGGTCACCGGGTCGAAGCCGGGATTCAACCCGGACTCCCGGACCAGCAACCCGACCGCGGTGGTCGCGCGCGCCTCACTGCAGTCGGCCACGCCGGTCGTCTCGGGGACCAACGCGCCGGGGGAGACGCTGACCGTGGCGCCCGGCACCTGGGGGCCGAGCCCGGTCCAGCTGACGTATCGCTGGCTGCGTGACGATGTCGCGATCCCGGGCGCGACCGCAGCGACGTACACGCTCACCGACGCCGACAAGGGCTCCCTGATCACGGCCGAGGTCACCGGCGCGAAGGACGGCTACGCGACGAGCACGCGACGGAGCGCTCGGCGTGCGATCCCGGGGCCTCAGTCGCCGAGCAAGATCGCCCGTGCCCTCACCACGTTCCACGCCGCGCTCGGCCGGGTGGACGAGGAGCCCCTCGACATCTTCGTCGGGCCCAGCGACTCACTCGCGGACGGCGCCCGGGCCACCAGCATCCAGAAGCGGTGGATCAGCGTGTTCCGCGACGACCTGCGCGGGGTGCACCAACCGGCGGGCGTGCCGGGCGGTTTCGGCTATCTCGACCCGTTCAACTGGGGCCAGTTCCCGGACAACCCGATCTCGTACGTCAATGGTGCCGGCGTGTTCGAGCAGGGCCTCGGCCTCCAGACTCTCGCGCTGTTCGGCTCGACCCAGACCATCACGCTCAAGGACACGTTCACGGACGTCGACATCCTCTACTCCGGCTGGACGGGGAGCGCCGGCGCCTTCACGTACTCGGTCGACGGCGGCCCCGAGAAGCGCGTCGAGACCGGCGGCCGGGCGACGACCCGGGGCGGTTACGTCGAGCGCATCTCCGGGCTCCCGGCCGGCCCCCACGAGGTCGTCATGCGCGGGGCCGGGGGAGGTGGCGGCAACCCGGCCATCGTCGAGGGCGTCATGATCTACAACGGCGACCTGGAGCGCGGCGTGCGGGTCTGGGAGGGCGGCGCCAGTGCGCGCCGGGCGCTCGACTACGTCGCGCCGCACGATGCGTGGGCGACGTCGTTGTCGGGCATCCACCCGGACCTCGTCGTGCTGCCGATCGGGTCCAACGACTTCGCGATCGGGGTCCCGGCAGCGGACACCGAGGCCAGGCTCCGCGAGATCATCGCGACGATCCGCTCGCACGTCGACACCGACCCGTCGATCGTGCTGATGCCCTACTACGACCGGCCGGCCGGCGGCGACGTGACGTGGGAGCAGTACGAGGAGATGTACGCCCGCATCGCGGCGACGGATCCGGACATCGCCGTGTTCGACCTCGAGCCGTTGTTCGGGGAGTACGGCAGCGAGCAACGCGCCGGCCTCATGGCGTTCGACCACATCCACCCGTCGGACACCGGCTACGCGCTGATCGCGCAGAAGCTCGCCGAGTTCCTCGACGCGAGCTGA